One genomic region from Alkalibaculum bacchi encodes:
- a CDS encoding AAA family ATPase codes for MISKIFLDKVATYNGVEFAPSKVNYIYGGNGTGKTTISKVIANKTAYPNCALEIEDEAIDKCVYNCDFVKEHFSQSSSVKGIFTLGKDTKDAQGYIAKKKDELDQLTKNIKGNQESVKKLKGNIQTEIDSFEKQSWITKKKYEELFRVAFEGYMGSMKAFSKKCLDEKTNTSELIDYEKLVERKNVLFNKSSVKHEQISNITVDRIVELEKSNILSTPIIGKEDTQIGELINKLKNSDWVNTGRKYLIESDSKCPFCQQPITNDLNQEIEDFFDESYEKQFNLIKQFKTDYESCVTSMLTTLETLRQMEIKIIDLSVLDEKIEILKEKNKINLMKIDKKLISPSNVEKLEIISDVLKDINSVIASFQDKIKQNNQLLDNIEEEKNKLKNEIWRFVFEELKPVITEFEKKVSGYKKGIDSIRKIISKKSGECRNLDQEIKTKEAEMTSTEYTKNEINTTLKKFGFVGFTIDDADAKGSYKIVRMDGCCVEETLSEGEYTFITFLYFYQMIKGSIDPTGITRDKIIVIDDPISSLDSNVLFIVSHLVKDIVSDCNNNKNNIKQVFVLTHNIYFHKEVTFRGARENLKQHEKFWIVKKLDESSSIDEYVDNPIQTTYEMLWRELDNLDKVNKATIFNTLRRILEYYFNIIGGLDYEKCIHSFDGEDKLLCRALVSWINDGSHFVNDDMVMYVEPEGIEKYLSVFKLIFDNMGHLNHYNMMMKIENSTETVT; via the coding sequence TTGATTAGTAAAATTTTTCTAGATAAAGTCGCAACATATAATGGAGTTGAGTTTGCACCTTCAAAAGTAAATTACATTTATGGCGGAAATGGTACGGGTAAAACGACAATATCAAAAGTAATTGCTAATAAGACTGCTTACCCTAATTGCGCATTAGAAATTGAGGATGAAGCGATTGATAAATGTGTATATAACTGTGATTTCGTTAAAGAACACTTTTCGCAAAGTAGTTCTGTAAAAGGTATATTTACTTTAGGTAAGGACACTAAAGATGCTCAGGGCTATATTGCAAAGAAAAAAGATGAGCTTGATCAATTGACAAAAAATATAAAAGGAAATCAAGAAAGCGTAAAAAAGTTAAAAGGGAATATTCAAACAGAAATTGACAGTTTTGAAAAACAGTCTTGGATAACAAAGAAAAAGTATGAGGAATTATTTAGAGTAGCCTTTGAAGGCTATATGGGGTCAATGAAAGCCTTCTCTAAGAAGTGCTTAGATGAAAAGACAAACACTTCAGAATTAATTGATTATGAAAAACTTGTAGAACGAAAGAATGTTCTTTTTAATAAGAGCTCGGTAAAGCATGAACAAATATCAAATATCACAGTCGATAGGATTGTTGAATTAGAAAAATCTAATATTTTATCAACACCAATTATTGGCAAAGAAGATACTCAAATTGGTGAGTTAATTAACAAATTAAAGAACAGTGACTGGGTTAACACTGGTAGAAAATATTTGATCGAAAGTGATTCAAAGTGCCCATTCTGCCAGCAACCGATTACTAATGATTTAAATCAGGAGATTGAGGACTTTTTTGATGAATCTTATGAGAAACAATTTAATTTGATAAAGCAATTTAAAACTGATTATGAATCATGTGTTACATCTATGTTGACTACTTTAGAGACTTTGAGGCAAATGGAAATAAAAATTATTGATTTGTCTGTTCTGGATGAGAAAATTGAAATTCTTAAAGAAAAAAATAAGATAAATCTAATGAAAATTGATAAAAAGCTCATCTCTCCAAGCAATGTCGAAAAACTCGAAATAATATCTGATGTCCTAAAGGATATTAATAGTGTGATAGCAAGTTTTCAAGATAAAATTAAACAGAATAACCAACTTCTAGACAATATTGAAGAAGAGAAGAACAAATTAAAGAATGAAATTTGGAGATTTGTTTTTGAAGAACTTAAACCTGTTATAACTGAATTTGAAAAAAAGGTTTCTGGTTATAAGAAAGGAATCGACAGCATTAGAAAGATAATATCTAAAAAGAGTGGTGAGTGTAGAAACTTAGACCAAGAAATTAAAACTAAAGAAGCTGAAATGACAAGTACTGAATATACAAAAAATGAAATTAATACAACCCTCAAGAAATTTGGTTTCGTTGGATTTACGATTGATGATGCTGATGCGAAAGGTTCGTATAAGATTGTAAGAATGGACGGGTGTTGTGTTGAGGAAACCCTTAGCGAAGGGGAGTATACTTTCATTACGTTTTTATACTTTTATCAAATGATTAAAGGTAGTATTGATCCAACAGGAATTACACGTGATAAAATAATCGTTATTGACGATCCAATTTCAAGTTTGGATAGTAATGTTCTTTTTATTGTATCCCATTTAGTGAAAGATATTGTAAGTGACTGTAACAATAATAAAAATAATATAAAACAGGTATTTGTGTTGACACACAATATCTATTTCCATAAAGAAGTAACATTCAGAGGTGCTCGTGAAAATCTGAAACAACATGAGAAATTCTGGATAGTTAAGAAACTTGATGAAAGCTCATCAATTGATGAATATGTTGACAATCCTATTCAAACAACATATGAGATGCTTTGGCGAGAGTTAGATAATTTGGATAAAGTCAATAAAGCGACCATTTTTAACACGCTTAGAAGGATTCTTGAGTATTATTTTAATATTATTGGTGGTCTTGATTATGAGAAATGTATTCATTCATTTGATGGTGAAGATAAATTATTGTGCAGAGCACTCGTTTCTTGGATAAACGATGGTTCACATTTTGTTAATGATGACATGGTGATGTACGTTGAACCTGAAGGAATTGAAAAATATTTAAGTGTATTTAAATTAATTTTTGATAATATGGGACATTTGAATCATTATAACATGATGATGAAAATTGAAAATTCAACAGAGACTGTTACATAA
- a CDS encoding DEAD/DEAH box helicase family protein, with the protein MCYNFDFLKKEEKYKDFTYACIEAEKSLVVSYASTVILARRALELAVKWVFSYDEELDAPYQDNLASLIHDYHFKGIIDTKLFPMIIYIQKLGNKAVHSATPISRDQAVLALRNLFEFISWIDYCYSDEYEEITFDESLLGDNEKERKTRDELKNLYERLGSKDRKLEEIIKENETLRRENAAKRVDNKKNRDFKVDEISEFKTRKMYIDLEIELSGWIIGKDCLEEVEVDGMPNQSGIGFVDYVLYADNGKPLAVIEAKKTSVSPRMGQMQAQRYADCLEKEHKFRPMIFYTNGFEYYLWDDRSYPERLVSGIYTKEELEWLHFKRQNKSSLKDPVINDAITNRHYQKMAITAVCDTLDKGNRRALLVMATGSGKTRTAISIVDVLIKRGWIKNILFLADRTALVKQAKKNFKALLPELSLCNLLDSKDNPESRMIFSTYPTMMNAIDDVKNRRDQKLFTSGHFDLIIIDESHRSIYKKYQEIFNYFDAILLGLTATPKSDLDKNTYTIFELENNVPTYAYELGEAIEDEYLVPYHTIETKMKFLEQGIHYDDLTEEEKEMFEETFDDDVKDISGEALNSFLFNANTIDTVIQELMEKGLKVEGGDKLGKTIIFAKNKKHADFIVKRFNALYPEYKGDFAKPVYTGINYVESTMDDFELKNKLPQIAVSVDMLDTGIDIPEILNLVFFKKVRSKTKFWQMIGRGTRLCEDLYGVGIDKESFRIFDYCGNFEFFRTNKNGKEAKMMKSLTENIFNIRIGIIKELQNLDYQTDDYMDHRKSLIEVILKEVKAVDETKFNVRMKLQYLHKFNQESAFESLTDADVRELEEHVAPLVPAIDDDELAKRFDYLMYTIEYADLKRVPASKPKNRVVTTAEKLTFKGSIDKVKKQEALIYKVQTNEYWEEADIFDHEEVREAFRELIKFLDSKSGEIYYTNFTDEIMESKENEGEYSVNDMQSYKKKVNKYLMEHQNDLVIYKLRNNNPLTEDDIKYLEKVLWQELGTKDDYFKEFGDEPLLKLVSKIVGLNPQAANEVFSEFLSDESLNINQMEFVKLVVHYMIKNGSLDKRVLNEHPFNKRGNVMNLFDGKIDVAKRIISAIDQINGRLSV; encoded by the coding sequence ATGTGCTATAACTTTGATTTCCTAAAAAAAGAAGAAAAGTATAAGGACTTTACATACGCCTGTATAGAAGCTGAAAAGAGCTTGGTGGTTTCCTATGCCAGTACAGTGATTCTTGCACGTAGAGCTTTAGAACTGGCAGTAAAATGGGTGTTTAGTTATGACGAAGAATTGGATGCGCCCTATCAGGATAACCTTGCTTCTTTAATTCACGATTACCATTTTAAAGGTATTATTGATACCAAACTTTTTCCAATGATCATATACATTCAAAAGCTTGGTAATAAGGCAGTGCATTCAGCAACGCCAATTTCAAGAGACCAAGCAGTATTAGCTCTTCGTAATCTATTTGAATTTATTTCTTGGATTGATTATTGTTATTCCGATGAATACGAAGAGATTACTTTTGACGAAAGTCTACTAGGGGATAATGAAAAAGAAAGAAAAACCAGAGATGAATTGAAAAACCTATATGAGCGTCTGGGTTCAAAAGACCGTAAGCTTGAAGAAATCATAAAAGAAAATGAAACACTAAGACGTGAAAATGCAGCGAAACGTGTTGATAATAAGAAAAATCGTGACTTCAAGGTGGATGAAATTTCTGAATTCAAAACCCGAAAAATGTACATTGATCTTGAAATTGAATTAAGTGGTTGGATTATCGGCAAAGACTGCCTTGAAGAAGTTGAAGTAGATGGTATGCCCAATCAATCAGGCATTGGTTTTGTAGATTATGTTCTTTATGCAGACAATGGCAAGCCACTGGCAGTCATTGAAGCAAAGAAGACCAGTGTAAGTCCTAGAATGGGTCAGATGCAAGCACAGCGTTATGCAGATTGTCTAGAAAAAGAACACAAATTCAGACCAATGATATTCTATACTAATGGCTTTGAATATTATTTATGGGATGACCGCAGTTATCCAGAGCGTTTGGTATCGGGCATATACACTAAAGAAGAACTTGAGTGGCTACATTTTAAAAGACAAAACAAATCATCATTAAAAGATCCTGTAATCAATGATGCCATCACCAATCGACATTATCAAAAGATGGCCATTACAGCGGTATGTGATACTTTGGACAAGGGGAATCGTAGGGCACTTCTTGTTATGGCAACAGGTTCTGGTAAGACTAGAACAGCTATATCCATTGTGGACGTCTTGATTAAAAGAGGATGGATTAAAAATATTCTATTCCTTGCAGATCGTACTGCTTTAGTGAAGCAAGCTAAGAAGAATTTTAAGGCATTATTACCTGAGCTTTCTCTTTGTAATTTGCTTGACAGTAAAGACAATCCAGAGAGCAGAATGATTTTTTCAACCTATCCAACCATGATGAACGCCATTGATGATGTAAAGAATAGACGAGATCAAAAGCTCTTTACCAGCGGGCATTTTGACCTTATTATTATTGATGAAAGTCACCGAAGTATTTACAAGAAGTATCAGGAGATTTTTAATTACTTTGATGCTATTTTATTAGGTTTAACGGCAACACCTAAAAGTGATCTTGATAAAAACACCTATACTATTTTTGAACTTGAAAACAATGTGCCAACCTATGCCTATGAGTTAGGTGAAGCCATAGAAGATGAGTATCTGGTACCCTATCATACCATTGAAACAAAGATGAAATTTCTAGAACAAGGTATTCATTACGATGACCTTACAGAAGAAGAAAAAGAAATGTTTGAAGAAACCTTTGATGATGATGTTAAAGATATTAGTGGGGAAGCTTTAAACTCATTCTTGTTTAATGCCAATACCATTGATACGGTTATACAAGAGTTGATGGAAAAAGGATTAAAAGTTGAAGGTGGCGATAAATTAGGGAAGACCATTATCTTTGCTAAGAATAAGAAACATGCTGATTTTATTGTTAAGCGCTTTAATGCACTCTATCCAGAGTATAAAGGTGATTTTGCAAAACCGGTTTACACCGGTATTAATTATGTAGAAAGCACCATGGATGATTTTGAATTGAAAAACAAACTTCCTCAGATAGCTGTATCTGTTGATATGCTTGATACTGGGATTGATATTCCTGAAATTCTTAATCTTGTTTTCTTTAAAAAAGTACGTTCTAAAACTAAGTTTTGGCAGATGATTGGCCGTGGAACCAGACTGTGCGAAGATTTGTATGGTGTTGGCATTGATAAAGAAAGTTTTAGAATATTTGATTATTGTGGCAACTTTGAATTCTTTAGAACCAATAAAAACGGTAAAGAAGCTAAGATGATGAAGTCACTGACAGAGAACATTTTCAATATCCGTATAGGTATTATTAAAGAGCTTCAAAACTTGGATTATCAAACAGATGATTATATGGATCACAGAAAGTCATTGATTGAAGTAATATTAAAAGAAGTTAAGGCTGTTGACGAAACTAAATTTAATGTTAGGATGAAGCTTCAATACCTTCATAAATTCAATCAGGAGAGTGCATTTGAAAGTCTAACTGATGCTGATGTCAGAGAACTGGAAGAACACGTTGCGCCTCTTGTACCAGCCATAGATGATGATGAGTTGGCAAAGCGTTTTGATTATTTAATGTACACCATTGAATATGCAGACTTAAAAAGAGTACCTGCATCAAAACCAAAGAACCGAGTGGTGACAACGGCAGAGAAGCTAACTTTTAAGGGTAGTATTGATAAGGTCAAAAAACAGGAAGCTTTAATTTATAAAGTTCAGACCAATGAATACTGGGAAGAAGCAGATATTTTTGATCATGAAGAAGTCCGTGAAGCCTTTAGAGAACTGATTAAATTTTTAGACAGTAAATCCGGTGAAATTTATTATACCAATTTCACAGATGAAATTATGGAGTCAAAAGAAAACGAAGGCGAATACTCTGTGAATGATATGCAAAGTTACAAGAAAAAAGTAAATAAGTATTTAATGGAACATCAAAATGATCTAGTCATCTATAAGCTACGTAACAATAATCCTTTAACGGAAGATGATATTAAATACCTAGAGAAAGTATTATGGCAAGAGTTAGGAACAAAAGATGACTATTTTAAAGAGTTTGGTGATGAACCACTGCTTAAACTAGTGAGTAAAATTGTAGGGTTAAACCCTCAAGCAGCTAATGAAGTGTTTTCAGAGTTTTTATCTGACGAAAGCCTTAATATCAATCAAATGGAATTTGTAAAATTAGTGGTCCATTATATGATTAAGAATGGTAGCTTAGACAAACGGGTTCTTAATGAACATCCCTTTAATAAACGTGGTAATGTGATGAATCTATTTGATGGCAAGATTGATGTGGCGAAGCGTATTATTAGTGCCATTGATCAGATAAATGGAAGACTGAGCGTCTAA
- a CDS encoding restriction endonuclease subunit S, producing MKLVNILDVVKIANRSVDKFSGVKRYIATGDLSENIISSYTELTYDNRPSRANVAVKTGQVIFARMQGTKKVLLIDNDNVDFIYSTGFCVFEPSKAIMSDYLRLILNSDLFQKQKDKYSKGATQKAINNAGLKKIQIPLPPLETQKKIVEVLDKAQELIDARKEQIRLMDELIQSIFYEMFGDPVTNPKGWQVCKMSSLGLFKNGMNFSSSDSGVTLNCLGVGDFKSLYKIAQTELLPTISLKQIPSEDYMLRNKDIVFVRSNGNKALIGRSVIIYPNNNEVTFSGFCIRLRVESDLVHEEFLIQLLRSDSLKNKLLRNGRGANIFNLNQKMLSDVDIVLPPKELQMKFIKIIEKIENQKSYMELSLAEHEMSFQSIMKASF from the coding sequence ATGAAATTAGTTAATATTCTTGATGTAGTAAAAATTGCGAACCGAAGTGTAGATAAGTTTAGTGGTGTAAAAAGATATATAGCTACAGGTGATCTGTCTGAAAATATTATTAGCTCTTATACTGAATTGACGTATGATAATCGGCCTTCTAGGGCAAATGTTGCAGTGAAAACTGGTCAAGTTATTTTTGCGAGGATGCAAGGAACAAAAAAGGTACTTCTAATTGACAATGATAATGTAGACTTTATATATTCTACAGGTTTTTGTGTCTTTGAACCTTCAAAAGCAATAATGTCTGATTATCTAAGATTAATATTGAATTCAGACTTGTTCCAAAAACAAAAAGATAAATATTCTAAAGGTGCAACACAAAAGGCGATTAACAATGCAGGATTGAAGAAAATTCAAATTCCTTTACCCCCACTCGAAACCCAAAAAAAAATCGTTGAAGTTTTGGACAAGGCTCAGGAGCTTATTGATGCAAGAAAAGAGCAAATTAGGCTGATGGATGAGTTGATTCAGTCGATTTTTTATGAGATGTTTGGTGATCCGGTGACGAATCCGAAGGGGTGGCAAGTTTGTAAAATGTCTTCTTTAGGTTTGTTTAAGAATGGTATGAATTTCAGTAGTTCTGATTCAGGGGTTACTTTAAATTGTTTAGGAGTAGGTGACTTTAAATCATTATATAAAATCGCTCAAACTGAATTGCTACCTACGATTAGTTTAAAACAAATTCCTTCAGAAGATTATATGCTTAGAAATAAGGATATTGTATTCGTCAGATCTAATGGAAATAAAGCACTAATAGGACGTAGTGTAATTATCTATCCAAACAATAATGAAGTGACATTTAGTGGTTTTTGTATTCGATTAAGAGTAGAGTCGGATTTGGTTCATGAAGAATTTTTGATTCAATTATTACGTAGTGATTCATTAAAAAATAAATTGTTAAGAAATGGTCGAGGTGCAAATATATTCAACCTAAATCAAAAGATGCTTTCTGATGTTGATATTGTATTACCACCGAAAGAATTGCAAATGAAGTTCATCAAAATTATAGAAAAAATTGAAAATCAAAAAAGCTATATGGAATTATCTTTAGCTGAACATGAAATGAGTTTTCAAAGTATTATGAAGGCATCATTTTAA